The Pirellulimonas nuda genome includes a region encoding these proteins:
- a CDS encoding sulfatase family protein: MSGVVKRAAVLAIVLGAVGQAHGAQRPNVVFLLADDQNVLSVGAYGNPEVKTPQIDRLARDGVIFDRHYNTTAICMASRASVFTGMYEYKTGTNFSHGDMRPEVWRKSYPVLLRESGYLTAFAGKFGLVVQGRGICEGDFDIWGGGPGQTEYATAKNKSMARYAKRYPHSTLSYGAFGQDAIREAVKQDKPFCLSISFKAPHKPATPDPRFNDVYAGKTFTKPANFGRAAGAHLSEQSKQGRQYPRFTEWKYDTDYDAEMAKYFQQVYAIDVALGMIRDELTTQGVADNTVIIYTSDNGYICGAHGYASKVLPMEESSRVPLIIYDPRSPSAGRRQRSPSLTGNIDFAPTILGLAGLPAPDNMDGVSLLPLLSDPDQEVRQQLAFINTFDKLPTHCLSVLTKQWKYTYWWYGDRQMQPTEELFRLSTDPLEMTNLAGSAEAAAQLEAMRARYDTELAAWKEQATPYNNYQKYGLLFDRSIPIEQKDIGAKKPAGDRPNAAARRAARAGAEG, translated from the coding sequence ATGAGCGGAGTCGTGAAGCGAGCCGCGGTGCTGGCCATCGTGCTCGGCGCGGTGGGCCAGGCGCATGGCGCCCAGAGGCCGAACGTAGTCTTCCTGTTGGCGGACGATCAGAACGTGCTCTCGGTCGGCGCCTACGGCAACCCCGAAGTCAAGACGCCGCAGATAGACCGCTTGGCGCGTGACGGCGTGATCTTCGACCGGCACTACAACACCACGGCCATCTGCATGGCGAGCCGCGCCAGCGTTTTTACCGGCATGTACGAGTACAAGACGGGGACCAACTTCTCTCACGGAGACATGCGGCCCGAGGTGTGGCGCAAGTCGTACCCCGTGCTGCTGCGTGAGTCCGGGTACCTCACGGCGTTCGCCGGCAAGTTTGGCCTGGTCGTCCAGGGGAGGGGGATCTGCGAGGGCGACTTCGACATCTGGGGCGGCGGCCCCGGGCAGACCGAGTACGCCACCGCAAAGAATAAATCGATGGCCCGCTACGCCAAACGCTACCCGCACTCAACGCTCTCGTACGGCGCGTTCGGGCAGGACGCGATCCGCGAAGCGGTGAAACAGGACAAGCCCTTCTGCCTCTCGATCAGCTTCAAGGCCCCCCACAAACCGGCGACCCCCGACCCCAGGTTCAACGACGTCTACGCCGGCAAGACGTTCACCAAGCCGGCCAACTTCGGCCGTGCGGCGGGGGCGCACCTCTCCGAGCAGAGCAAGCAAGGGCGCCAGTACCCCCGCTTCACCGAGTGGAAGTACGACACCGACTACGACGCCGAGATGGCCAAGTACTTCCAGCAGGTCTACGCCATCGACGTGGCGCTCGGCATGATCCGCGACGAGCTCACGACACAGGGGGTCGCCGACAACACGGTCATCATCTACACCAGCGACAACGGCTACATCTGCGGGGCCCACGGCTACGCCTCGAAGGTGCTGCCGATGGAAGAATCGTCGCGCGTGCCGCTCATCATCTACGACCCCCGCAGCCCATCGGCGGGCCGGCGGCAGCGGAGCCCGTCGCTCACGGGCAACATCGACTTTGCGCCCACCATACTCGGGCTGGCCGGGCTGCCGGCGCCCGACAACATGGACGGCGTCAGCCTGCTCCCGCTGCTGAGCGACCCCGACCAGGAGGTCCGCCAACAACTGGCCTTCATCAACACGTTCGACAAGCTCCCGACGCACTGCCTCAGCGTGCTGACCAAGCAGTGGAAGTACACCTACTGGTGGTACGGCGACCGGCAGATGCAGCCCACCGAAGAGCTGTTCCGGTTGAGCACAGACCCGCTCGAGATGACCAACCTCGCCGGCAGCGCCGAGGCCGCCGCACAGCTCGAGGCGATGCGCGCCAGGTACGACACCGAGCTCGCCGCTTGGAAAGAACAAGCGACGCCCTACAACAACTACCAGAAGTACGGCCTCCTTTTCGACCGCTCTATCCCGATCGAGCAGAAGGACATCGGCGCGAAGAAGCCGGCCGGGGATCGGCCCAACGCCGCGGCGAGAAGAGCCGCACGGGCCGGGGCGGAAGGGTAG
- a CDS encoding YybH family protein: protein MTAQSRWPVAILFATCLSSSFVSSAPAQPNSAAPKPGPAVMLGDYVSAFNEGDAKKLAAFWTEDAVWTDTQTGEQTVGRGAIEQRFAEFFAANPRASLAGTADTVRDITPNVATIDGTAALYMPGAEPVGSRFSAVAVKVGDAWRLSKVDESDLPTPTSAGEALKELEFLVGRWVDESSADVTVETNCRWGAGGSFLVRSYVISAEGEEPRQGTQVIGYDPLTKGVRSWNFDSDGSFGEGSWTRDGDVLIGRLTQTLADGSLAAATQIIERDGDDALSVRMIGREVDGEPAPSGPAVRVTRAADQPTNDQ, encoded by the coding sequence ATGACCGCACAATCCCGTTGGCCGGTTGCGATTTTGTTCGCGACCTGCCTTTCGAGCTCGTTCGTTAGCTCCGCACCCGCCCAGCCGAACTCCGCGGCGCCAAAACCGGGCCCCGCCGTCATGCTGGGCGACTACGTCTCCGCGTTCAACGAGGGAGACGCCAAGAAGCTGGCCGCCTTCTGGACCGAGGACGCCGTCTGGACCGACACGCAAACAGGCGAGCAAACCGTCGGCCGCGGAGCGATCGAGCAACGGTTCGCCGAGTTCTTCGCCGCCAACCCGCGGGCCAGCCTCGCCGGCACGGCAGACACGGTCCGCGACATCACCCCGAACGTGGCCACGATCGACGGCACCGCCGCCCTCTATATGCCGGGCGCCGAGCCGGTGGGCAGCCGGTTCTCTGCGGTGGCGGTGAAGGTGGGCGACGCGTGGCGGCTGAGCAAGGTGGATGAGTCGGACCTGCCGACCCCCACCTCGGCCGGCGAAGCGCTCAAGGAACTCGAGTTCTTGGTCGGGCGGTGGGTGGATGAATCGTCCGCCGACGTCACGGTCGAAACGAATTGCCGGTGGGGCGCCGGGGGATCGTTTCTCGTCCGCTCTTACGTGATCTCCGCCGAGGGCGAAGAGCCCCGCCAAGGCACGCAGGTGATCGGTTACGACCCGCTCACCAAGGGGGTCCGTTCGTGGAACTTTGACTCGGACGGCTCGTTCGGCGAGGGGAGCTGGACCCGCGACGGCGACGTCTTGATCGGCCGGCTTACGCAAACCCTGGCGGATGGCTCGCTCGCCGCGGCGACGCAGATCATCGAACGCGACGGCGACGACGCCTTGAGCGTGCGGATGATCGGCCGCGAGGTCGACGGAGAGCCCGCCCCCTCTGGCCCGGCGGTACGCGTGACGCGCGCCGCGGATCAGCCCACCAACGATCAATAG
- a CDS encoding alpha/beta hydrolase, with product MRSAAKLVCLFVGSALAPGLLPAAGVSVDPETPLWEGVAPGSEGSKVVERVDPRGSGDNTNRWVTAVSRPTVTVYHPSADHSAHSAIVICPGGGYSGLSFDNEGSLVAQWLAEQGVTAAVLKYRHAPFRDPVPLGDAQRALRTVRNNAKAWDVRPDRIGVIGFSAGGHLAASASTRFDAGDPDATDPIDRRPSRPDFSILVYPVISMRAGITHGGSRANLIGADADEALTAATSCESLVAEDTPPAILIHASDDRAVKLDNPLAYYRALVAHNIDAELHLFATGGHGFGMRRLNKPVDHWRDLVQAWLVDRGMALPAE from the coding sequence ATGCGCAGCGCTGCGAAACTAGTCTGCTTGTTCGTCGGGTCGGCGTTGGCGCCGGGCCTGCTGCCTGCTGCCGGAGTTTCGGTCGACCCCGAAACCCCTCTGTGGGAAGGGGTTGCGCCCGGGTCGGAGGGGTCCAAAGTTGTTGAACGCGTCGATCCGCGCGGGTCGGGCGACAATACCAATCGCTGGGTAACCGCCGTAAGTCGCCCCACGGTAACCGTTTATCATCCGTCCGCGGATCACTCGGCCCACTCGGCGATCGTGATCTGTCCCGGCGGGGGGTACAGCGGATTGTCGTTCGACAACGAGGGCTCCTTGGTGGCCCAGTGGCTGGCCGAGCAGGGGGTAACCGCCGCGGTGCTGAAATACCGCCACGCCCCCTTCCGCGACCCCGTGCCGCTCGGCGATGCGCAGCGGGCCTTGCGGACGGTCCGAAATAACGCCAAGGCCTGGGACGTTCGACCCGACCGGATCGGCGTGATTGGCTTCTCGGCGGGGGGACACTTGGCGGCGTCGGCCTCGACCCGATTCGACGCGGGCGATCCAGACGCGACCGACCCCATCGACCGCCGCCCGAGCCGGCCCGACTTCTCGATCTTGGTCTACCCCGTGATCTCGATGAGAGCCGGAATAACGCATGGCGGTTCGCGGGCCAACCTGATCGGCGCCGATGCAGACGAAGCATTGACCGCCGCGACCAGTTGCGAGTCGCTGGTCGCTGAGGACACCCCGCCCGCGATCCTGATCCACGCTTCTGACGACCGGGCAGTGAAGCTCGACAACCCGCTGGCCTACTACCGTGCGCTCGTAGCCCACAACATCGACGCGGAGCTCCACCTCTTCGCGACCGGGGGCCACGGGTTCGGCATGCGTCGTCTGAACAAGCCGGTCGATCATTGGCGCGACCTTGTGCAGGCGTGGCTGGTCGATCGGGGGATGGCCCTCCCGGCCGAGTAG
- a CDS encoding acyl-CoA desaturase → MPTSPSVDEPRSPGDTSSVAVKSIAVPEAPVDSWDLPPQEDGRKPGQLRRPPTVMNKMFLVYLNAFIALHLLSLLAFFPYFFSWAGVIACVLGYYLIGAVGINLCYHRQLTHRSLITPKWLEHTMAICGVCCLQDAPARWVAIHRIHHRHSDNEEDPHSPMVSFLWGHVEWLVWQNKYFGTSDFYDRYARDLLKDPFYMKLERNLMWFWVYAAHAVAFYVLGFLGGWAWSGTVAEGVRMGWSMFIWGVCLRTVLVWHVTWSVNSLSHLFGYRNYDTRDQSTNNWLVALLTSGEGWHNNHHAHPRCAAHGHRWWELDFTYWTIRFLESVGLAKEVVHQNRNRTS, encoded by the coding sequence ATGCCAACCTCGCCCAGTGTGGACGAGCCGCGCTCACCCGGCGACACATCGTCCGTCGCCGTCAAATCCATCGCGGTCCCGGAAGCGCCCGTTGATTCTTGGGACCTGCCGCCGCAAGAAGACGGCCGCAAGCCCGGCCAGCTACGGCGCCCGCCGACGGTGATGAACAAGATGTTCTTGGTGTACCTCAACGCGTTCATCGCGTTGCACCTGCTCTCGCTGCTGGCGTTCTTCCCCTACTTCTTTAGCTGGGCGGGGGTGATCGCCTGCGTGCTTGGCTACTACCTGATCGGCGCGGTGGGCATCAACCTGTGCTACCACCGCCAGCTCACCCACCGCAGCCTGATCACGCCCAAGTGGCTCGAGCACACGATGGCCATCTGCGGCGTCTGCTGCCTGCAGGACGCCCCGGCTCGCTGGGTCGCGATCCACCGCATCCACCACCGCCACAGCGACAACGAAGAGGACCCGCACAGCCCGATGGTGTCGTTCCTGTGGGGGCACGTCGAGTGGCTGGTGTGGCAGAACAAGTACTTCGGCACCAGCGACTTCTACGACCGCTACGCCCGCGACCTGTTGAAGGACCCGTTCTACATGAAGCTGGAACGGAACCTGATGTGGTTCTGGGTTTACGCCGCCCACGCCGTGGCGTTCTACGTGCTCGGTTTCCTCGGCGGCTGGGCCTGGAGCGGCACGGTGGCTGAAGGGGTGCGGATGGGATGGAGCATGTTCATCTGGGGCGTGTGCCTGCGCACGGTGCTGGTGTGGCACGTCACCTGGAGCGTGAACAGCCTGTCTCACTTGTTTGGCTACCGCAATTACGACACCCGCGATCAAAGCACCAACAACTGGCTGGTAGCGCTGCTCACGAGCGGCGAGGGCTGGCACAACAACCACCACGCCCACCCGCGCTGCGCCGCCCACGGGCACCGGTGGTGGGAGCTGGACTTCACCTACTGGACTATCCGCTTCTTGGAGTCGGTCGGCCTGGCGAAAGAGGTGGTGCACCAGAACCGGAATCGCACGTCGTAA
- the lepB gene encoding signal peptidase I yields MAMNLRRVADLLVVSALVLLLVNTFLVTGLLTPVVVQGASMTPTLEPGRRAWIDRRWAGVPPQRGQVIVLQCPNDAGQLCVKRVLGLPGETVEITRDGPRVDGQAIDWMPALRPRPGDWVRWKLGPDELFVVGDNWAQSRDSRNGPRPGIPLRLVVGAAIGVR; encoded by the coding sequence ATGGCGATGAACCTCCGACGGGTCGCGGACCTGCTGGTCGTCTCTGCTTTGGTGCTGCTGCTGGTCAACACGTTTCTGGTCACGGGACTGCTGACGCCGGTAGTGGTTCAGGGGGCGTCGATGACGCCGACGCTCGAACCGGGGCGGCGGGCATGGATCGATCGCAGGTGGGCGGGGGTCCCGCCACAACGGGGCCAAGTAATCGTCCTGCAATGCCCGAACGACGCAGGCCAGTTGTGCGTAAAGCGGGTACTGGGCCTCCCGGGCGAAACCGTAGAGATCACACGAGACGGCCCGCGGGTCGATGGCCAAGCGATCGACTGGATGCCTGCCCTCCGGCCCCGGCCGGGCGATTGGGTGCGTTGGAAACTGGGCCCCGACGAGCTGTTTGTCGTGGGAGATAACTGGGCACAGTCGCGGGACAGCCGCAACGGGCCGCGGCCGGGAATCCCGCTGCGGCTAGTCGTAGGCGCGGCAATCGGGGTACGCTGA
- the lepB gene encoding signal peptidase I: MGNDPRAESAAPAATGAKKPKGQATRETVESLVVAFVLAFLFRTFQGEPFVIPTGSMAPTLMGQHYDLNCPQCGQRHRAGCSDEHHERLAGMTQSDRARHQVVAAMCPSCRYVQPVRPDDIPGSVPETSTGMRWEEPRPGDRIVVNKFAYSFADPQRFDVIVFKFPGDTRTNYIKRLVGLPGETIRILQGDLYVTPKDGTESIARKSGSKLAVMRRLVHDTEHDAPALYEAGWPLRWTSDAEDWKADVKVSGNRMTQRYNVENPTEDTSWLRYRHTIPGYAAWRTVRESLAQGQPRRFEPGELTTLVKPHLVTDFIAYNAVEQRGPQPIGVRTSIQEPSLQGVQDLDVPETRQGLHWVGDLILDATLDIKSDSGAVVLELVESGQHFRCEIDVATGKATLNVEAFESGAPSPDVTFSGDTSVRGPGVYALRFANVDDQLRLWVDGDPSPLSGDGAYDPVVVFGSAGPLAPRTSPVDEGDLSPAAIGLRGASASVTSIALHRDLYYISTNASTQGSEGVTDFPDGLIAGLRSRGQLAALATDPELWSIYNQLPSVEFSMQQFEDPQNDQLFVLGDNSAESADSRLWYGGGSEGGRPGGPYVERRLLIGKAVAVYWPRALVKIPGTPIPLIPNFGDMRFIR, encoded by the coding sequence GTGGGGAACGATCCCCGGGCTGAATCGGCTGCGCCCGCGGCGACCGGCGCCAAAAAGCCGAAGGGGCAAGCCACGCGTGAAACGGTGGAATCGCTGGTGGTGGCGTTCGTGCTGGCGTTCTTGTTCCGCACGTTCCAGGGCGAGCCGTTTGTGATCCCCACCGGATCGATGGCGCCCACGCTCATGGGGCAACACTACGACCTCAACTGCCCGCAGTGTGGTCAGCGTCACCGCGCGGGCTGCAGCGACGAGCACCACGAACGGCTGGCAGGCATGACGCAGAGCGACCGCGCCAGGCACCAAGTCGTGGCGGCCATGTGCCCTTCGTGCCGGTACGTGCAGCCGGTGCGCCCAGACGATATCCCCGGCAGCGTCCCCGAGACTTCGACCGGTATGCGTTGGGAAGAGCCCCGTCCCGGCGACCGCATCGTCGTCAACAAGTTCGCCTACTCGTTCGCCGACCCACAACGGTTTGATGTCATTGTCTTCAAGTTCCCGGGCGACACGCGCACGAACTACATCAAGCGTCTGGTAGGCCTGCCCGGCGAGACGATCCGCATCTTGCAGGGAGACCTGTACGTCACCCCGAAGGACGGAACAGAGTCGATCGCCCGCAAGTCAGGTAGCAAGCTCGCCGTGATGCGTCGACTGGTGCACGACACAGAACACGACGCACCGGCGCTCTACGAAGCGGGATGGCCCCTCCGGTGGACCAGCGACGCCGAAGACTGGAAAGCAGACGTGAAGGTCAGCGGGAACCGCATGACGCAGCGTTACAACGTTGAAAACCCCACCGAGGACACGTCGTGGCTGCGATACCGCCACACCATCCCCGGCTACGCGGCGTGGCGCACGGTGCGTGAGTCGCTCGCCCAGGGACAGCCGCGACGATTCGAACCGGGCGAACTGACGACCCTCGTCAAGCCTCACCTAGTGACCGACTTCATCGCGTACAACGCAGTTGAACAACGCGGCCCTCAGCCGATTGGCGTACGCACGTCGATCCAAGAACCGTCACTGCAAGGGGTGCAGGACCTTGACGTCCCCGAGACCCGGCAGGGCCTCCACTGGGTCGGCGACCTGATCCTCGACGCGACCCTCGACATCAAGTCAGACAGCGGCGCGGTTGTGCTGGAACTGGTCGAGAGCGGGCAGCACTTCCGCTGCGAGATCGACGTAGCGACAGGCAAGGCGACGCTCAACGTCGAAGCCTTCGAGTCGGGCGCACCGTCGCCCGACGTCACGTTTTCGGGCGACACGAGCGTCCGTGGGCCTGGCGTCTACGCTTTGCGGTTCGCGAACGTCGACGATCAGCTAAGGCTCTGGGTTGACGGCGACCCCTCGCCGCTGAGCGGCGACGGCGCCTACGACCCGGTTGTCGTGTTTGGCAGCGCAGGCCCACTCGCCCCACGCACCAGCCCCGTCGACGAGGGCGACCTCTCCCCGGCGGCTATCGGCCTACGCGGCGCCAGCGCGTCGGTCACCAGCATTGCGCTCCATCGAGACCTCTACTACATCTCAACCAACGCCTCGACCCAAGGAAGCGAGGGGGTCACCGATTTCCCCGATGGGCTGATCGCCGGGCTCAGGTCGCGCGGGCAACTCGCCGCCCTGGCCACCGACCCCGAACTTTGGTCGATCTACAACCAGCTCCCATCGGTTGAGTTTTCGATGCAACAATTCGAAGACCCGCAGAACGATCAACTCTTTGTCCTGGGCGACAACAGCGCCGAGAGCGCCGACAGCCGCCTCTGGTACGGCGGCGGGAGCGAAGGGGGCCGGCCCGGCGGCCCCTACGTCGAACGCAGGCTGTTGATCGGCAAAGCGGTCGCCGTCTACTGGCCGCGCGCGCTGGTTAAGATCCCCGGCACCCCCATCCCACTCATCCCCAACTTCGGCGACATGCGGTTTATCCGCTAA
- the lptB gene encoding LPS export ABC transporter ATP-binding protein, whose amino-acid sequence MALLETRGLVKSYGRRRVVDGVEFEVEQGEIVGLLGPNGAGKTTSFRMTCGMVAPDAGSVRLNGKDVTRWPMYLRAKEGGMGYLAQESSVFRKLSVQNNLLGVMELLGMDRRTRRLRCDELLEQFGIDKLRHSKAMSLSGGERRRLEIARCLVSEPKIILLDEPFTGIDPVTIDNIQGIVRDLRDRGISILITDHQVRETLEITDRSYVVRAGQVLCHGTPRQVLSDPDARRYYFGEGIEMNLGAA is encoded by the coding sequence ATGGCGCTTCTAGAAACACGCGGACTGGTCAAGAGCTACGGTCGACGGCGGGTGGTCGACGGCGTCGAGTTCGAGGTCGAGCAGGGAGAGATCGTCGGCCTGCTCGGACCCAACGGCGCAGGGAAGACGACTTCCTTCCGCATGACCTGCGGCATGGTGGCCCCCGACGCCGGCAGCGTCCGCCTCAACGGCAAGGACGTCACCCGTTGGCCGATGTACCTCCGTGCCAAAGAAGGGGGCATGGGGTACCTGGCTCAAGAGTCCAGCGTGTTCCGCAAGCTCTCCGTGCAGAACAACCTGCTCGGGGTCATGGAGCTGCTAGGGATGGATCGGCGCACTCGGCGCCTCCGCTGCGACGAGCTGCTTGAACAGTTTGGCATCGATAAGCTCCGCCATTCCAAGGCAATGAGCCTCTCCGGCGGCGAACGGAGGCGGCTCGAGATCGCCCGCTGCTTGGTCTCCGAGCCCAAGATCATCCTGCTCGACGAGCCGTTCACCGGCATCGACCCGGTGACCATCGACAACATCCAAGGGATCGTCCGCGACCTGCGCGACCGCGGGATCTCGATCTTGATCACAGACCACCAGGTCCGCGAAACGCTGGAAATCACCGACCGCAGTTACGTGGTTCGCGCAGGCCAAGTGCTATGCCACGGCACCCCTCGCCAAGTGCTGTCCGACCCCGACGCCCGCCGCTACTACTTCGGCGAAGGGATCGAGATGAACCTCGGCGCCGCCTAG
- a CDS encoding DUF6677 family protein, which translates to MPSPPPSAAGVKIVHDAVGRPIALKSPGFAALLSWLVPGLGQMYQGRTGKGILFFLCIGGTFLFGLMVGGGRVAYASQLPITPSPVGFVQDRWPFLCQAGIGAFAIPAIVARQFEIQGKPPLPGELFRPPGLAGQGQFTTADGAGATVFHPDEFAQWNYELGYRFELGTIFTVIAGLLNILAVYDAHDGPLVLSERKPKSPKPSPDNAPEDPPT; encoded by the coding sequence ATGCCGTCGCCCCCCCCATCCGCCGCCGGAGTCAAGATCGTCCACGACGCGGTCGGAAGGCCGATCGCATTGAAAAGCCCCGGGTTTGCAGCGCTGCTGTCGTGGCTCGTGCCGGGCCTCGGCCAGATGTACCAGGGACGCACCGGCAAAGGGATTCTGTTCTTTTTGTGCATCGGAGGCACGTTTCTGTTCGGCCTGATGGTGGGTGGCGGACGCGTCGCGTACGCATCGCAGCTCCCCATTACCCCGTCGCCCGTTGGCTTCGTGCAGGACCGCTGGCCGTTCCTCTGCCAAGCGGGAATCGGCGCCTTCGCGATCCCGGCGATCGTGGCGCGTCAGTTCGAGATCCAAGGCAAGCCCCCGTTGCCGGGCGAGCTGTTCCGCCCCCCCGGCCTCGCCGGGCAGGGGCAGTTCACCACCGCCGACGGCGCGGGCGCTACGGTGTTCCACCCCGACGAGTTCGCGCAGTGGAACTATGAGCTCGGCTACCGTTTCGAACTCGGCACCATCTTCACCGTGATTGCCGGGTTACTAAACATCCTGGCGGTATACGACGCGCACGACGGCCCGTTGGTGCTCTCCGAGCGCAAGCCCAAATCGCCGAAGCCATCGCCCGACAACGCTCCGGAAGATCCGCCCACGTAA
- a CDS encoding transposase yields MPENATLVRLPPYSPELNPIENLWRHLKSCFWSNRAYADYDALEAAAMAAWRVAVPDQDLVRSVCAAPYLDRATSN; encoded by the coding sequence GTGCCGGAGAACGCGACGCTGGTGAGGCTGCCCCCCTACAGCCCCGAGCTCAACCCGATCGAGAACCTCTGGCGCCACCTCAAGAGCTGCTTCTGGAGCAACCGCGCCTACGCCGACTACGACGCCCTCGAAGCGGCCGCCATGGCTGCATGGCGCGTCGCCGTCCCCGACCAGGACCTCGTCCGTTCGGTCTGCGCAGCTCCCTACCTCGATCGCGCTACTTCAAACTAG
- a CDS encoding helix-turn-helix domain-containing protein, which yields MRIVLLGLEGWTAPAIATAVGLSRRICQRWAARYNAEGLAGLDDRRGREPRLPIDAEQEAAFRQRIEAGPAEGDEVCSVLRVYFQDESRFGQQGTNTNVWAEKGSRPTAVRQTEYEYLWVIGAVCPPASTGARRDTPKGSSARS from the coding sequence CTGCGGATCGTGCTGCTGGGCTTGGAGGGCTGGACCGCCCCGGCGATCGCCACGGCGGTGGGGCTGTCGCGTCGCATCTGCCAGCGGTGGGCCGCCCGCTACAACGCCGAGGGCCTGGCGGGCCTCGACGATCGGCGGGGGCGCGAGCCGCGGCTGCCGATCGACGCCGAGCAAGAGGCCGCGTTCCGCCAGCGGATTGAAGCCGGGCCGGCCGAAGGGGACGAGGTCTGCTCGGTGCTGCGGGTCTACTTCCAGGACGAGTCGCGGTTCGGCCAGCAGGGGACCAACACCAACGTCTGGGCCGAGAAGGGCTCGCGGCCAACAGCGGTGCGTCAGACCGAGTACGAGTACCTGTGGGTGATCGGCGCCGTGTGCCCCCCAGCGTCTACTGGAGCTCGGCGGGACACGCCGAAGGGCTCCTCAGCCCGCAGCTGA
- a CDS encoding VWA domain-containing protein, producing the protein MVSQLLLLALFVFLPQSSLLAAEAPAKPAAKPRIELALLLDTSSSMNGLISQAQTKLWKIVGEFESAKRGGQHADVYVALYEYGNDRLSGEEGFFRQVMPLTRDLDKISEELFALTTNGGSEYCGQVISRAVQELEWSSEHADLRSIFIAGNEPFTQGPVDYQEACHDAANHNITVSTIHCGGYDQGVAEMWAEGAKLADGSYMHIDQDGQEPHIPAPQDQRLAELNQQLNATYCAYGAAPAREEALERQKEQDTNAAAATPAAASARIAAKAGRLYNNAAWDLVDAVSEKKVELSKLKQDELPEELRGLPAEELGKRIAELTTQRRDVQAKIKQLSAERAKFVAAERAKLADKGGNLLDEAIVEAVRAQAARQSFQFGE; encoded by the coding sequence ATGGTCTCCCAACTCCTGCTGCTGGCACTGTTTGTGTTTCTGCCCCAATCGTCCCTTCTTGCCGCGGAGGCCCCTGCCAAGCCCGCGGCCAAGCCCCGCATCGAGCTGGCCCTGCTGCTGGACACCAGCAGCAGCATGAACGGCCTGATCAGCCAGGCGCAGACCAAGCTGTGGAAGATCGTCGGAGAGTTCGAGTCCGCCAAACGTGGCGGCCAGCACGCCGACGTGTACGTCGCCCTGTACGAGTACGGGAACGATCGCCTCTCGGGCGAGGAGGGCTTTTTCCGCCAGGTCATGCCGCTGACACGGGACCTCGACAAGATCTCCGAGGAGCTGTTCGCACTGACGACCAACGGCGGCAGCGAGTACTGCGGGCAGGTGATCAGCCGAGCGGTGCAGGAGCTGGAGTGGAGCAGCGAGCACGCCGACCTGCGGTCCATCTTCATCGCCGGCAACGAGCCCTTCACCCAGGGGCCGGTTGACTACCAAGAGGCGTGCCACGACGCGGCCAACCACAACATCACGGTCAGCACGATCCACTGCGGCGGCTACGACCAGGGGGTCGCCGAGATGTGGGCCGAGGGCGCCAAGCTGGCCGACGGCAGCTACATGCACATCGACCAAGACGGCCAGGAGCCGCACATCCCCGCGCCGCAGGACCAGCGGCTCGCCGAGCTGAACCAGCAGCTCAACGCTACCTACTGTGCGTACGGCGCCGCTCCCGCCCGCGAGGAGGCGCTCGAACGCCAGAAGGAGCAGGACACTAACGCCGCAGCGGCCACGCCGGCCGCCGCTAGCGCCCGCATCGCCGCCAAGGCGGGCCGGCTGTACAACAACGCCGCCTGGGACCTGGTAGACGCGGTGAGCGAGAAGAAGGTAGAGCTGTCGAAGCTCAAGCAGGACGAGCTGCCCGAGGAACTACGCGGCCTGCCTGCCGAGGAGCTGGGCAAACGGATCGCCGAGCTGACCACGCAGCGTAGGGACGTCCAGGCCAAGATCAAGCAGCTGTCTGCCGAGCGGGCGAAGTTCGTCGCCGCCGAGCGGGCCAAGCTGGCCGACAAAGGGGGCAACCTTCTGGACGAGGCGATCGTTGAGGCAGTCCGCGCGCAGGCCGCACGTCAATCGTTCCAGTTCGGCGAGTAG